In one Oryza glaberrima chromosome 2, OglaRS2, whole genome shotgun sequence genomic region, the following are encoded:
- the LOC127764578 gene encoding U-box domain-containing protein 33-like, whose protein sequence is MDSDGEEYDAMWSARCSVSSSAGSLQDAGDQWDEQSLAAGEDKVFVAVDEDVEHGKSTFLWALQNLLHFSMGTKVHCTRMKPEEISEYLMLAKEEAEKNLDEYALIAKSTGKDMKTDCQKVLIDMDDIAKGLEELITLHGITRLVMGAAADQHYSEYGPHLPNGNERTKFQDSPQADGDCIPIMQDMVYLQWPSDMHKKFNRSCPKRQIFMTRDWGRTGYGSLRTDDAISIPEATTLAAIVDDTNKQRSVMHSPQESDSVNFSSPACDPQQEEEEPNLDEDMHDILNEACTRAELLKKEVDGESSKRRKAEMDLLIALQRVQESEKSYLQEVNQRKETERILARQRLEIDEMKRRHNTLYDELQDTKKQKLLLEQHISEIKSAAKDYVQEITEYFIQESCEEAKKFQKIKMDLLAMLQRVKDVENLNRNEKMQRKDMEEKIARQRMEIEETKRQRDELYHELKDVKEQKLCLERLDSSKETKRRRKAESKMLSALKKVHDLEHQYLNELKRREAVEETFARQKEEIQETKRELNKIRSRHMTEIKAHEEKLAESIRFIQKIQAKYDKTLHERDTAIAESEKLRQMNRDGASMIATTQIADFSFFELRQATQDFDTALKIGTGRFMNVYKGFIRNTAITVMLLHPQGLQGQLEFHQEVVVLSRLRHPNVMMLIGACPEAFGMVYEFLPNGSLEDQLSCKKNTPPLTWKMRTRIIGEICSALTFIHSQKPHPVVHGNLNPMNILLDANFVSKLHVCQLLRKYNTGNNTSGTSSYIDPEFLSTGELAPRCDVYSFGIIILHLLTGKSPQNITTIVEDAMEKRQLHSIMDTSAGSWPFVQANQLAHLGLRCANLSGRHRPDLTGEVWGVIKPLLKDASQNFGCKQAFEALSDDAQAPSYFICPILQEVMTDPHIAADGYTYEANAIRNWLDGGNARSVPLKSQSPSIGVHLLYYLRSQKVDAHERNRILTCRQQAESRRASVDAGGGRRAGGLLSPELHSRLLSDHRAPLLSLLRRRDDELRTKIKYHLLALGWTIASKPNLPGLTPRLRYVSLAGSMHACIAIHKHIYMALN, encoded by the exons ATGGATAGCGACGGCGAAGAGTACGACGCGATGTGGAGCGCTCGGTGCAGCGTCAGCTCGTCGGCCGGCTCTCTGCAGGACGCCGGCGACCAGTGGGACGAGCAGAGcctggccgccggcgaggacaaGGTGTTCGTGGCCGTCGACGAGGACGTCGAGCACGGCAAGAGCACATTCCTTTGGGCGCTGCAGAACCT tttacatttctcgatgggGACAAAAGTTCACTGTACCAGAATGAAGCCTGAAGAGATCAGCGAGTACCTGATGTTGGCGAAGGAAGAGGCCGAGAAGAACCTAGATGAATATGCTCTGATAGCGAAAAGCACAGGAAAAGATATGAAG ACTGATTGTCAGAAAGTACTAATTGACATGGACGATATCGCAAAAGGACTCGAGGAACTTATTACCCTTCATGGCATCACCAGGCTTGTCATGGGAGCAGCCGCAGACCAACACTACTCAGAGTATGGACCACATCTGCCTAAT GGAAATGAAAGAACCAAATTCCAAGATAGCCCTCAAGCTGATGGAGACTGCATCCCCATCATGCAAGATATGGTTTACCTGCAATGGCCATCTGATATGCACAAG AAGTTTAACCGATCTTGCCCTAAACGTCAAATATTCATGACCAGAG ATTGGGGAAGGACAGGGTATGGTTCATTAAGGACTGATGATGCAATAAGTATTCCTGAAGCCACAACTCTAGCTGCGATTGTTGACGATACAAACAAACAAAGATCAGTGATGCACTCTCCTCAGGAATCTGACAGTGTCAATTTCTCATCACCAGCTTGTGATCCC caacaagaagaagaagaaccaaATTTAGATGAAGACATGCATGATATACTTAATGAGGCATGCACTCGAGCTGAACTACTCAAGAAAGAAGTTGATGGTGAATCTAGCAAGCGTCGCAAAGCTGAAATGGATCTACTTATAGCTCTTCAGAGA GTTCAAGAGTCAGAAAAATCATATCTACAGGAGGTGAACCAGCGGAAAGAAACTGAGAGGATACTTGCAAGACAGAGGCTGGAGATCGATGAAATGAAAAGGCGACACAATACATTATATGATGAACTACAGGATACAAAGAAACAGAAGCTTCTGCTGGAGCAACATATATCTGAGATTAAATCTGCTGCAAAAGATTATGTACAAGAGATTACTGAATATTTTATACAAGAATCATGTGAGGAAGCCAAGAAATTCCAAAAGATCAAGATGGATCTGCTTGCGATGCTTCAAAGA GTTAAAGATGTGGAGAATTTAAACCGAAATGAAAAGATGCAGAGGAAAGATATGGAGGAAAAGATTGCAAGACAGAGGATGGAGATTGAAGAAACAAAAAGGCAGCGAGATGAATTATACCATGAGTTAAAAGATGTAAAGGAACAGAAGCTCTGTCTGGAACGACTT GATTCATCTAAAGAAActaagaggagaagaaaagctGAGAGCAAGATGCTCTCCGCTCTTAAGAAG GTTCATGACCTGGAGCATCAGTATCTGAATGAGTTGAAAAGGCGGGAAGCGGTGGAGGAGACATTTGCACGGCAAAAAGAGGAAATTCAAGAAACGAAAAGAGAGCTAAACAAGATACGTAGCAGACATATGACAGAGATCAAAGCTCATGAAGAAAAGCTTGCAGAAAGCATCCGCTTTATCCAAAAGATTCAAGCAAAGTATGACAAAACACTACATGAGAGAGACACTGCCATAGCAGAATCTGAAAAATTGCGCCAAATGAACAGGGATGGAGCTTCAATGATAGCAACCACCCAGATCGCCGACTTCTCTTTTTTTGAGCTGCGGCAAGCAACCCAAGACTTTGATACGGCACTCAAGATTGGCACAGGCAGATTTATGAATGTGTACAAAGGGTTCATACGGAACACGGCTATAACTGTAATGTTGCTTCATCCTCAGGGCCTGCAAGGGCAGTTAGAATTCCATCAAGAG GTTGTTGTTCTCAGTAGACTGAGGCATCCTAACGTCATGATGCTAATAGGTGCATGTCCGGAAGCTTTTGGCATGGTGTATGAATTCCTCCCAAATGGGAGCCTCGAGGACCAGCTCTCGTGCAAGAAAAACACACCACCACTGACATGGAAGATGCGTACCAGGATCATTGGGGAGATATGTTCAGCCTTGACCTTCATCCACTCACAGAAGCCTCACCCGGTTGTTCATGGTAATCTGAACCCCATGAACATTCTTCTTGATGCCAACTTTGTAAGCAAGTTGCACGTCTGCCAGCTTCTCAGAAAATACAACACCGGAAATAACACTTCAGGAACATCCTCCTACATTGACCCTGAATTCTTGTCCACCGGAGAACTCGCCCCACGCTGCGACGTGTACTCCTTTGGCATTATCATCCTACATCTACTGACAGGAAAATCACCACAGAACATCACAACAATAGTAGAAGATGCTATGGAGAAAAGGCAGCTGCATTCAATCATGGACACCTCCGCAGGGAGCTGGCCCTTCGTGCAGGCCAACCAGCTTGCGCATCTCGGACTGAGATGCGCCAATTTGAGTGGAAGGCACCGGCCAGATCTCACGGGGGAGGTGTGGGGGGTGATCAAGCCTCTGCTGAAGGATGCTTCCCAGAATTTTGGATGCAAACAAGCATTTGAAGCTCTATCAGATGACGCACAAGCACCATCCTACTTTATCTGCCCGATCTTGCAG GAGGTGATGACTGATCCTCACATCGCAGCAGACGGGTACACGTACGAAGCCAATGCCATCAGAAACTGGCTCGACGGCGGCAACGCCAG AAGTGTGCCTCTAAAATCTCAATCACCATCTATCGGCGTGCACCTACTCTACTATCTTAGGTCACAAAAGGTGGATGCTCATGAGCGGAATCGGATCCTTACCT gcCGACAGCAGGCGGAGAGCCGGCGGGCAAGCGTGGACgcaggcggcgggcggagaGCCGGCGGGCTGCTGTCGCCGGAGCTGCATAGCCGGCTCCTCTCCGACCACCGCGCACCCTtgctctccctcctccgccgccgggacGACGAGCTCCGGACCAAGATCAAGTACCACCTCCTCGCGCTCGGATGGACCATCGCCTCCAAGCCCAACCTCCCTGGCCTCACGCCCAGGCTCCGCTACGTCTCCCTCGCcggaagcatgcatgcatgcatagcaatacacaaacatatatatatggcgcTCAACTAA